The Saccopteryx leptura isolate mSacLep1 chromosome 2, mSacLep1_pri_phased_curated, whole genome shotgun sequence genome has a window encoding:
- the HAP1 gene encoding huntingtin-associated protein 1: protein MRPKESGESCAGNQPGPGYPPANNPALPPAASPAPEPSTKPKLVSKQAPAAGQGAGSQSSTRSPSGSPSVSGPPAGARGASASSAVQGKAQSVPSNSDKPRTRLFPGPSGPRATDLGTGKVMDISKTPAASIRGRQRMSDSECATFIREVEEALSSEQTLPVKKITQEDVKMMLNLLDEREQDLNTATLLSQSLTKWNSVLEEKNSKLEAMLDLAREEILQLRHQMSLRDGLLQLYSDSDDEKEDEEEEVKKEEEVEEKEKKKEEKEQQHDHPNKGPELTPLTSESLHHCPQLEALREQLRLLEKENEQLREKASQLDVLEEQDQMFILGYMEQFFEASEQMSQLSEVLVDKMENLDEKEKQAFEMWIHIKNLEEYCELYGTENQSLKHRLSLEEGMHSYLQKQLDELQRKRREGERTRKESKREARTSRQRAPESEGNVTHYTYTVPMELFPDFQEAMAVELRKSVKKMVSDPACFMERSEPHSSEESEEGSMPAEDFMSAEELVLGERLVPGEGLVPGEGLVPGEGLVPGERLVPGEGLVPGEGLVPAEEVVSAEESVTEEAELVSEDTEAWEEVEPEPDEAAQSLEASDLGPSGLDMKYVLQQLANWQDSHYGQQTPQNGVVSQQPAEAPHKA from the exons ATGCGTCCGAAGGAGTCTGGGGAGAGCTGCGCGGGGAATCAACCCGGGCCCGGGTATCCCCCAGCGAACAACCCCGCACTCCCGCCCGCAGCCAGTCCCGCTCCAGAGCCCTCCACCAAGCCTAAACTCGTCTCTAAGCAGGCACCGGCTGCTGGACAGGGAGCAGGATCCCAATCCTCAACACGATCCCCATCCGGATCTCCATCTGTCTCGGGACCCCCAGCGGGAGCCCGAGGCGCGTCCGCATCCTCGGCCGTCCAGGGGAAGGCTCAGTCTGTGCCCAGCAACTCGGACAAGCCGCGGACCCGCTTATTCCCAGGGCCTTCTGGTCCTCGGGCCACTGACCTGGGGACTGGAAAGGTGATGGACATCTCGAAGACACCGGCTGCCTCTATCCGCGGGCGGCAGAGGATGTCGGACAGCGAGTGCGCCACGTTTATtcgggaggtggaggaag CACTGTCTTCTGAACAAACACTGCCAGTCAAGAAGATCACCCAAGAAGATGTCAAAATGATGTTAAATTTGCTAGATGAG AGAGAGCAGGACCTGAATACAGCAACTCTCCTAAGCCAGTCCCTGACGAAATGGAACAGTGTTCTGGAGGAGAAGAACAGCAAGCTGGAAGCCATGCTGGACTTAGCTAGGGAGGAG ATTTTACAGCTTAGACACCAGATGAGTTTGCGAGATGGCCTCCTTCAGCTCTACTCAGACTCTGATGATGAGAAGGAGGACGAAGAAGAAGAggtgaaaaaagaggaagaggtagaggaaaaggagaagaaaaaggaagagaaggagcagCAGCATGATCATCCCAATAAAGGCCCTGAGCT GACACCTCTGACCTCAGagtcactgcaccactgcccacaGCTGGAAGCCCTGCGGGAGCAGCTGAGGCTGCTGGAGAAGGAGAATGAGCAgctgagagagaag gCCTCTCAACTCGATGTCCTTGAGGAGCAGGATCAGATGTTCATTCTGGGATATATGGAGCAGTTTT TCGAGGCCAGCGAGCAGATGTCTCAGCTGTCAGAGGTGCTGGTGGACAAGATGGAGAACTTGGACGAGAAGGAAAAGCAGGCCTTCGAGATGTGGATCCATATCAAGAACCTGGAGGAGTACTGCGAATTG TATGGAACGGAGAATCAGAGTTTGAAGCACCGGCTGAGTTTGGAGGAAGGAATGCATTCGTATCTCCAAAAGCAG CTGGATGAACTTCAGCGGAAGCGCAGGGAAGGTGAGCGCACACGGAAGGAGAGCAAGAGGGAGGCGAGGACCTCCCGCCAACGAGCCCCAGAGTCCGAGGGCAATGTCACCCACTACACATACACTGTCCCTATG GAGCTGTTTCCTGATTTCCAAGAGGCCATGGCTGTGGAGCTCagaaagtcagtgaagaaaatggtCTCAGACCCTGCGTGTTTTATGGAAAG GTCTGAGCCGCACTCCAGTGAGGAGTCTGAGGAGGGATCCATGCCGGCCGAGGATTTCATGTCTGCAGAGGAGCTGGTGCTCGGCGAGAGGCTGGTGCCCGGCGAGGGGCTGGTGCCCGGCGAGGGGCTGGTGCCCGGCGAGGGGCTGGTGCCCGGCGAGAGGCTGGTGCCCGGCGAGGGGCTGGTGCCCGGCGAGGGGCTGGTGCCTGCAGAAGAGGTAGTGTCAGCTGAGGAGAGCGTGACAGAAGAGGCAGAGCTGGTGTCAGAGGACACGGAGGCCTGGGAAGAGGTGGAGCCGGAACCAGATGAGGCAGCTCAGTCCCTGGAGGCCAGCGACTTGGGCCCCTCGGGCCTGGACATGAAGTATGTCCTCCAGCAGCTGGCCAACTGGCAGGATTCCCATTACGGGCAGCAGACGCCTCAGAATG GCGTCGTTTCCCAGCAGCCTGCAGAGGCCCCACACAAAGCCTGA